The window TGACGGGCCTGTTCGGCTGGCTGCGCGGCCTGTTCGGCTGAGAGCAGCCGTACGACCCGTACATCGGACACGAGTTGAGGAGAGGCCGTGCAGTCCAAGCGCGACCAGGTTCAGGCGCACAGCTTCATGATGGGCAGGCTGAGTTCAGGTCTGCTGACGGCCGACCCGGACGCCCCCGAGAGCCCGCTCGGGCGCACCACCCGGGGTGTGGTGTTCGGCGTCCTGGTGACCGTCCTGATCGGCGCCGGTGCCACCGTGTTCGGTCTGCTGCGCCCGGGCGGCAACGACGGCTGGCGGGACGGCGAGCACCTGGTGGTCAACCGTGACACGGGCGCCCGCTACCTCTGGACCGGCACCGACGGCGTGCTCCATCCCGTACGCAACTACGCCTCCGCTCGGCTTATCGGCGGCTCCGACCTGGCGACCGTCGACGTGGCAACCGCCTCGCTGCGGGACGTGCCCGTGGGCCCGCCGGCGGGCATACCCGGCGCACCCGACGCGGTGCCCGGACCGGGTGAACTCGACGACGGCGCCTGGCACATGTGCGTGACCGGGCCCGGCGGTCCGCTCCCCAGCACGTCCGGTGGGGTGACCGGAAGCGGTGTGGAGGAGCCCGGTGCCACCACGGTGGTCGCGGGGGCTCCGCTCGGCGCCCAGGGCATCGGCGGCGGCCGGGGCGTGCTGGTCGTCGGACCCGAGGACACCGAGTACCTGGTCTGGCGGGGCAGCAGGCTGCCGCTCGACCGCGATTCCGACGCCCGCAACGCCCTGGGCTACGGCTCGGAGCAGCCGATGCCCGTCTCGGCGGCCTTCCTCGACGCGCTGGCCCCCGGCCCCGCTCTGAAGCCACCCTCCGTGCCCGGGCGAGGTACGCGAGGGCCCGACCTGGGTGGCGAAGCCACCCGGATCGGCCAGCTTTTCGAGGTGAGCGTGCCCGGCGGCGGCAGCACGTACCACCTGCTGCAGAAGGACGGGCTCGTGCCGCTGACGCGTCTCGGCGCCGCTCTGGTGCTGGGTGACCCCGC is drawn from Streptomyces sp. NBC_00178 and contains these coding sequences:
- the eccB gene encoding type VII secretion protein EccB produces the protein MQSKRDQVQAHSFMMGRLSSGLLTADPDAPESPLGRTTRGVVFGVLVTVLIGAGATVFGLLRPGGNDGWRDGEHLVVNRDTGARYLWTGTDGVLHPVRNYASARLIGGSDLATVDVATASLRDVPVGPPAGIPGAPDAVPGPGELDDGAWHMCVTGPGGPLPSTSGGVTGSGVEEPGATTVVAGAPLGAQGIGGGRGVLVVGPEDTEYLVWRGSRLPLDRDSDARNALGYGSEQPMPVSAAFLDALAPGPALKPPSVPGRGTRGPDLGGEATRIGQLFEVSVPGGGSTYHLLQKDGLVPLTRLGAALVLGDPATQKDAYEGRSPEVRAVGADALRTHRAKDSAPAASAELPDSPPAPQSAPRGTALCAQVDGGDGGTRIKSVLVPLSRLAPVVVSEGTAQPLAPACVRTDATVVRPGRGALVRALNASGAAHAGTTYLVAENGVKYRVPAKDALAALGYGAGDIGSVPAPMLAALPTGADLDPGAASGASDPRVTAPRCGTGEAQAERAPEGAAEAAAAAAGEPGTAAVSGSSS